A region of the Desulfobacter postgatei 2ac9 genome:
CGGAAAGACATTGACCTGATCCAGCAGATCCGCCCAGGCCACAATTCTTTCATACCCAATGGCAAAGGCTTTTGTCATTTTTTGTATGTTCGTACACTCAAAAAGGCCTGGGGGCATGAGGTCACACCAGAAGGGATGAGGTGATATCCTCGGGGATTCTGTACAGAAGCCTCATTTCAGGCACACGCACAGCCACCTGTTCTCCTTTTCCCCGGGCACAGACCTGGCCCGTATTTTTAAGCCGGATCTCAAAATTTATGGCAATTTTGTATTCAGCCTCTGTCACAGACGCTTTGCAGATAAATTCGTCATGAAATTTTAAAGGGGCAACATGCTTGATGGATGAGCGGCTTACCGGAAAGCTGACATGTTTTGTAAGGGAGTATTCATACAGGTCAATGCCTCCTGCTTTAAACAGGTCGAACCTTGCAATATCAAAGTATTTATAATAATTGCCGTGCCACATCACATGCATGGGGTCCAGGTCGTGGAACGGCACTTTGTGTACTGTTTCGATCTGTCTGTATATCGGCTTT
Encoded here:
- a CDS encoding acyl-CoA thioesterase, which codes for MVTKNENKKPIYRQIETVHKVPFHDLDPMHVMWHGNYYKYFDIARFDLFKAGGIDLYEYSLTKHVSFPVSRSSIKHVAPLKFHDEFICKASVTEAEYKIAINFEIRLKNTGQVCARGKGEQVAVRVPEMRLLYRIPEDITSSLLV